The Rhipicephalus microplus isolate Deutch F79 chromosome 4, USDA_Rmic, whole genome shotgun sequence sequence TCGgcatgctactcatggttccgtttagtgggagatggtgaaattttttgtttatttgtttactgtTGTGGAGACGCCTTACATGCCCCAGGAGTATTTTGTAAGCGGTGAGGGATGCCATCAAGCATTGATCACGTACAAAACAACCAGAAAACATtttagcagtggcttagctcggctaCGCCAGGATACACAGCGTGAGATACGAACGCGCGAAATGACGAACGGTGGAAGGAacaacggatggacggatgaacagacggactAGCAAGCAAGCACGCGGATCAAGCGCTATAGCCCACTGGTGACACATCTCTCCAGGAGCTTCCAGGTCTTCTCCGGGTCTCTAGCAGTGcgccgtgtgacgtcactgctcctcgcGCATGCGCATCACTGCTTCATAAGACACGCGAAGCTGCTCAATCTCGGCCGGTGTAGGTTACGCTACAAAACCTGGGGGATGcctgagcttcgccttcaagaggaGAACGCGATAGAGTAATAATCGGGCCCCATGCTCGTTACCTCCTGATTTGCTAGCCCTGTTTTGGTTCTCGGTGCATGCATCAACCgtgtcgcaaaaaaacaacaaaaaaacgtacGTCTGTGCGTGAAAAATTGCCTGTTTTAAGGTACTTTAGAATACCTACTGCAAGTACCGTTGCATAGTTCCCACTAGACTATAATTCTTTTTTTAGCGAATCTTCAGTGAAAGAGCTCATTACGCGTCTGATGGTCAACACGCGAACCCTACACAGCGGCTTTGTTGATGTCTTTGCAGCTGATGATTGCTAAGTATGTCTGAGCACTTTGCAACGTGTCGTATGTCAAAAAAACCTGCATGTTGATAAATTCACGTGTTTTGGCGATGCCTGGCGTGATTCAACACATATGCCACGCAATATATGATGCGTTGAAGACTCCTTTGATTACACAACATTAatatagtatttttttttcaaagccattTCAAGCAATGACGTGGCTCTGTTGTAGCACACCCTCTTGTCACGGAGAAGGCATGTGTTTGATTCTCATTCGAAACTAagatgtttattatttattttatttgcatatttcccGTTCTTTTCTGTTACGGACAATTTCACTCGCAACCAATGACACCAACAAAGGAACTTAAAGTGCTGACACGTGctttaaatatatttttttgaTTTCCACTGTATATAAAAACACCCCTATAGAAAACCCTAAAAAGAGTGTCATGCTGCCTAAGAATGCATTGAATATGTTTGTAATATgctacataaaaagaaaaaaaaacttcggtcTCGATATGGAGGGGGTGGCTTATCAGTGCAGTGTAACATTACGTGGAGACTCACTCGCAATGCAGTATAGCGGCAGCAGATCTGTCATTTGCTCGTGGTGCTCGTAGACAACGATGGGCGAATCGTCCTCCAGCGACCCAGACAGTGATTTCGGCGATTTAGGTTTCACGCAGGACGCAGGGTTCGCAAACTCAGTGGAACGCTGGTGACTCGTCGGGATAATGCACATTTCAGTTGGCCTGGCTTGCCGAGGCTCACTTACTACTTCATAGAGTAGTAAATGAGTATCATTTACTACTTCAAAGAGTAGTAAACGAGCATCAGCAAGCCAGAAAGGTTTTAAAATCAACGTAaacgattgatatgtgtggtttcgCGTCTCAAACCAACAAAATCAAAGTAAAGTATTGTGTACATGTTGTGTGACCCCGATGCGTTAGCACTGCATACCGAGAAAAGGAAAAACGGACATTTTATACGATGTGTAAATGTCGGGTCAAGACTCCTTTGAGCTCACGGCAGACCATTCCCTCACCCGTGGTCTACTCCAACCATTATCTGTCTTTACTGCCTATTGATTTTAATAATTAATCATACCTTCTCTTGTGCAACACTGCTGAGGGGCACTCTATTCTCTTCATTTTCTGTACAGTGAGCGACATCACTTTCTCCACGACAGTCAAGAACGTAGCCGAGACTCGAGGTTAAAACGGGGACCTGATTTCAGGTATCTTCGAGAACATACGGTGGCTCATATTTAAGGTCCTCATCTCCCGAAATGccgtacaataaaaaaaaaacattatttagtACCTGGTAATATATTCCCGCGCGGGTATTCCCAGAGCTAGCTGATATCGCGACAATTGTTCACTGCATTTCTCTGCGTCCTTATGATGCCTCTCTCGCGTCGACTGCTGCACCACAACGCATACCGCGCGAGATATACCGATGCAGAACAAAGCGAGAGAAATGAAACATCAATCGAAATGCAGATAATCAAATATAGCGGTCGCTATTTCGAAGCCGTGGGATGCGGAGGAAAACGTTTGCAAACGCAGTGTATTATAAATGTGTGAAACAAGACAGCTTGACATATGGAAAATTGATAGCAAAAATAATTATTCTAGCTGATTGCATTTTGCAAACTACAGCAAGTGCAGTTGGAAACTTGTAACACATGTATACACTATTATTTTCAGGGTGAAATCAATTCTCATATATAATGCTTTCATCATGAGGCTATGTTCACCATGTCACAAGTGGATTCACCGGTGAAAGCCCGTGGCAGCGACTAAGTGCTTGCGTTCGTGAGGCATTATTTTGAGACAATACCGCAatgttttcaaaataaaaaaaattctatgACAGCAGGCGCACGAACTTTACGTCGGGGCGAAAATACTTTGCTTCACCTATGGTTGTTACGAAATAATTAATTAAGGAAAACACATTGTTTAACGTTTAGTTATCTTAAAGTGGGAGTCGACAATTTACGGCCGAACCATGTTCTTTAGAAATACCAGAACGATAGATGACACTTGCTGTATTACTCGTCGTACGTCAAAGGCCTCGGTTCAGGTGCTTCCGAAACTGAGCTCTCCTGGCGCGCAGGAAATGCCGCCGCTGTGTTACGTCAGACCGGAAGTTCACGTGACAAACTTTGAACACATGCACGCCACAGCAGAATCCGGTCAGTAAAATGGCATGCCGTTTGAAGTATACAAGAGTGGATTCTTCATTCTTTTCATTTTGGTGCGTTGTGCTCAAGTGTTCCTTTTGTAAACTCTAAATCAGCTTGCAAAGGACTCTCAATtgtcgccccgctgcggtggtctagtgcctaaggcacttggctgctgacccgcaggtcgcgggatcgaattccaactgcggcgactgcatttccgacggaggcggaaatgttgtaggcccgtgtgctcagatttgggtgcacgttaaagaaccccaggtggtcgagagtaccggggccctccactacggcgcctctcataatcacatggtggttttgggacgttaaagcccacaaatcaatctctCAATTGTCCGTGAGAAGAAGCGCCATGACACAAATGGACCCTGGTTTTACGCTGTACAGCGAAATAAAGAGAGGTCACTTTGGTTTTATTGGGTACCACGTTAAAGATTTAGATAAGGCGAAAGATCACATCCTGTCAAGAAGCTGTATACACTTGTGTACTTCAGGTGAATTGCTGTTTTTGTCCTTCCCAGATTCAGCTCGACGCACCACTTTTCAAAGTGCGTCACGCGAGCTTCCGGTCTGACGCAACACAGCGGCAGCATTTTCTGCGAGCCCGGCGCTTTTAGTTGCGATATCGCTTGGATCGGGGGCTTCAATCTCGACGATTATCATTTCATATTAGGTGCATTTTTGAGAACTTACAAAACTGGTCGTTGTAACTCGTCAAGTAGTGCAGATTTTCAACGTAAACTGCCCTCAAACATAATTATATATGTCAATTAACAAATATTTTAATTGCTCACTTCAAGAAAACTATAAGTGCGGCTAAGTATTTACGCTTTGACGTAGACTTCGATTACGAAGATAGTAACTTTGTCTGTCTGTCATGGCTTTTTTACAGAAATTTCCATTGTATACAAAAAATAATACAATACGAGGTATGTAATTGATGCCTTTGTCGTTAAGTTTGCATAGAAACTCATTCGCACATAGCGGCGACCTGAAGCATTGAGTTAAGTGAGACAGCGTACTCTCTAACTTTATTTCTCGTTGTGTGCTAGCAGCCTGCATTGTACGAAGTGATTGTCGCCATCTAAACAAAAGAATATACTGTCATAGCATGGTTTTATCGAATGCCACAACCCTAAATTGAGCGATTATCTCTTGGGTATAGGCTAGTGATATGTGTACAGTACCAACTGGACAGTGGTCCGACATCAGAACAATATAGGCGGTGCCTCTAAAGATACATCAATTCAAGGAATGTGACATTCGAGCTGCCCATATCAGTCGGCCTTCATGAGAGACCTCGACAGAAACCCACGAGGTGGTTACTTTGCGTTCTCTGTTTTCTTCCCTTCACCTCTTCTTCCCCTCTCATCCCATCACTCCCTCTCTTATCGCCCGTCAGCCAAACGGAAGTTCATCTGGTCAACCACCCTGGCTTTCTATGAATTCTCTCTCTTTCCTAATTCGATATCCGCGAAAAAGCGACAGCACGAGGCCACAGAGGCATCTTGGCGACCGAGGGCGGCCAGATGAAAGCGGTGCACGACCTTTGTTTCGCTTCCCCGGCGACTGACTTCCACGTGCGGGCCAGTCACCGTGAACGCATTAGGAAGCAGTTAGTTCGAGCTAATCGCATCTGTTCCCGTTCACCGCCCCGCTGCTGCATTGCGCGCTCGACACCGCATCGCTTCTGTCCACGGATGCGCACTCGACGGCACACGCAAGAGAGGGCGGCTCGGGGAGGGTCACCTCGGGGCGCGTCTTTGTCTCGAGCTGGGACGAGCCATCCGCCCGGGCAGGAAGTGGCCGTGACCGCCGCCTGACCCACATCCGCGAACGCCACCTGCACCGGCAGCTCCTTCCCGCCCCCCAAACAGCGGCCCCCCTCCTCCTGGCACTCGGCCTGCCCCGCTTTTACGGGACCACCTCGCTTAGTGGGCTTCTCGGACGCTTTCCGCAGGATCGTTTCGCATTGTTCCCGCTAACCTCGTCGCCGCAATGATGTTTGCGGAGCGAGTGATACTGCCTAGCTGTTTTCTGCTGACGATTACGCATTTTCAAGTGCGCAAGCTTCATTCGCGATACAAAGGGGCACACAAACCTgacgatagttttagcgcgagaacagaacgacgacacagagacaagaaggtctcTGTGTCGCCAGTCTGTTCTCGCGcgataactatcgtcatgtcataccaactagcccaagctgccacacttctaagggcACACAAAGTCGCCAGGCGTACTCGGTCATAGCCCGGGCATACTCGGACAGAGCCGAACTCACGCGgacataacgatagttatagcgcgagaacagaacgacgacacagagacaagaaggacacgaagctCGGGTccgtcgtgtccttcttgtctctgtgtcgtcgttcttttctcgcactataactatcgtcatgtcataccaactagcccaagctgccacacttccacgTGGACATAGCTCGGCAAACCTTGTGAAGCTCTCTCAGAATCATTCATGAGATACATATTGCGCCTGTGGCTCACTCGGGTTCAGACTCACCGCAAACGTTTTGACCCGGACTTACTTGGACTCAAACTCATCAAAATATTACTCCCgcagactcactcaaactcagactcGTGGCTCTATCTGTGTCTCAGCGAGTCCGAGTGAGGTTACTCGTGAGTCAGTTCGCCGGCCTATTAAAGGGGCGACGTGGAATAACTGCGCTCGTTGTCAGAACCGAGTGTAAGGTGTTACGAAACGTTCGCTGTGTTAGTAGGCCACAATGAACTCTGTCCGAGTATGCCCGGGCTATGACCGAGTACGCCTGGCAACTTTGTGTgcccttagaagtgtggcagcttgggctagttggtatgacatgacgatagttatcgcgcgagaacagactggcgacacagagacaagtccttcgtgtccttcttgtctctgtgtcgtcgttctgttctcgcgctaaaactatcgCCAGGTACGAGTACACGGAACAACGCTTATGCTTGGCAATGAAACGGCAGCCCAATATGATGGAAAGTGCGCGTTTTTCTCCGGATTACTCAGTTCAACACCTTTACGAGACCTCTTTCTGTATTCAAAGAGTATCTTCATATGTTCCGCAATTCCAAAGCACCTGCTAACTGCTGTTACAAGGAATATTTTAGGTATGAAGATATCGAAACTTATCGCGAAGGGAGTAGGCATGGCTTCCATGCTGATGTTCGGCATTAATTTGAATGTTTTGTTGATTGGTACAAAGGTTAAACACTCGAGTTGGCTGTTGTTGCAATGCGCGTAGCATTTAACGAAGAACCTTCAgctacattgaaaaaaaagtacacttagTTCAGTGGTAAACCTAACGTATACTGGTAAAGACTCCACCATGTCATTGAAAGTGTGGTAAGGTCGTTCTAAAGTGAAAATGCATATGAGTGCTATTAGAGTGGCACAGTCTATCAAGAAATCATCACTTGCATGACTCATCGTTTTCTCAACACACAGTGAATGTTCTGTCATTTGTTCTTCCGATTGCAGCTTTTCCTGGCCGTGTTTGTAGCGCTTGCCAATGGCGTTCACGCCGAGTCAGCCACCGAACGAGAGCCCGCCTCGTTCCGGCAGCAGCAGCCGCTGGCATCGTACCCTACAGTGTACGGCCTCGCCTACCAGCAAGGGTTCCCGACAGCTTACCTGGCAAGGCCTGTGGCGAGGCCATCGCTAGGGTCTCGCCTCCGAGGTCTAGTGAATGCACTATTCTTTCGCCgccaacagcaacagcagcagcagccgagCTACCAGGCGTACAAGCCGTCGGTCGCCGTCAAGCCCGATCTAGTGGCTGCGGCGTCTAAGCCCTTGCTCCACTCGGCCCACAAGATACACTTTCCGGGATCCTTTCAGACTGGCAAACTGGGATACGGAAAGCAGGGACTGCAGGCTGCCTACGCGCAGGCCTACCCCTACATGTCCACGGCAAAACTGTACAATGGCCTTTACGGGACGTCGAAAAACACGTACGCCGCGAAGCCCTTCGGCGGAGCCTACAAGGCTTGAGTGGCCCGGACAGACGTTACTCTGAAAGTTCGGGGCTGAGCGCTCTCAATGGCGCGTCGCGCATTTcccttcgttttttttgttttgtttatttggtaGGATGATCGTCGTCATTGTTTACCACTCTGCAAGACACTCGACCTATCAGCGTGCACTTTGCGTAGCTTTCGTTTGGTGTCGAGGCTTGCTGCTGAGGTCTGAAAAGTCATCGCTTTCGACTCTGTATGACTCATGCTTGTCCCCATCAAGCAAAAGGGCATAAGTCAACGATTGGATGACATTAGTCATATTTGTGCCCCCTACTCGTCATCTATATGAACGCCTTGCTGGGGGCGTTTAAGACGGCCAACATTGATGACATTGTTTTTGACATGCAGGTACTTGATAATTTACAAATGCCTGTGAACTCGCAAAATTTTATCTAAAACGGTATGACACTTTCTCAGCACTGTTCTTAGCGATGGCGAGAGAACTTGCTGGAAAGTTGGTCTGCTCTCAGCGCTGACCGCAAGTGCCAAGAAGCATGCACAAAAGCGTTTATAGAAAGATGGAATATCGACAATAGGATAGCTCTTCGTTAAAGTGAGGCCCCGGTCGTACGGGTATTCTCGCAAGAATAGCATTCTGAAAAGTTGGAATTCACTACAATTCAGACTTGGGTGCAGTAATTTAGCGTGCCATGTTGTCAATGGTTAGCGAGGCATCATCGCTAATTTTCTAACTTACACAATCGAAGGGCTTATACCGTTATATAAACGTTGTTTTTAACATCGTTAGAATGCTGTCTTTAAGACCATGCGGCAGCATCATGAAGTACTTATGTTAAACTCGGAAGCTTGGAATGGATGGTATGTGAAACAAAATCGTATACAATTTTCTACATATTTAGCATTGGTAGGCAAAACGATGCAAGAGTGCATTTATTTGTAGGCAAGTGAGGGCCAGCAGACCAGAAGTGTGGACAGGCATCATGGTCTAGTGCGGACAGGCAT is a genomic window containing:
- the LOC119171840 gene encoding uncharacterized protein LOC119171840, yielding MDSPPRFFAIVVTLFLAVFVALANGVHAESATEREPASFRQQQPLASYPTVYGLAYQQGFPTAYLARPVARPSLGSRLRGLVNALFFRRQQQQQQQPSYQAYKPSVAVKPDLVAAASKPLLHSAHKIHFPGSFQTGKLGYGKQGLQAAYAQAYPYMSTAKLYNGLYGTSKNTYAAKPFGGAYKA